CGAGTGCACGACATGACTATCGTCACGCAGCCCCAGAGCGGCTACGAGAGCTATGACAACGTTATTCCCAAGGAGATCCTGCTCCAGGCCGGCAAGCCAGTTCTGTATCTGCCAAGCGTCATCCACGGCGCTTTTTCGGCCAAACGAATCGGGATTTGCTGGGACGGCAGCCGCCTTGCAGCCCGCGCGGCGCACGACGCGATGTTGTTGCTGCGCGAAGCGGACGCGCTGACCATCATCGCGATGACTGCTGCGCACAGGGTCCCGGCACAAAGTTCCGCCGACCATTTGGGACAGTATCTTGCAAGATCGGGCCTCCCTGCAAAGATCGTGTCGCTCCCGGCGTCCCGGTCGGTGCACCGGGCCCTCCTGTCGCTTGTGGCGGACGAAAACCTCGATCTGCTGGTGATGGGCGGAAACGGCCGCTCTCGGCTGCAGGAAAGGCTGCTCGGCAGCATTTCGAGAGATCTGCTTCGTGCAAACGTCATTCCGGTTTTGATGTCGCACTGAAGGTGAGATCGTAGATGCGATAATGCCGCCGGATGCGCTCCGAACGCCGTCGATTAGCGCAGGGCAAGGCACCCATCACCATCACCCGCCGATCCGGAGAACAGGGGCGCCGTCTGTTTCACGCGCCCGCCGTCGCCTGATCGACGAGGCAAGGCGAAACGGCTGAACATGCGCCGCGGTTTTCGAACATTGCACGTGCGCTACCGGTCTAGAGAAGCGGGACAATCTGGTCACCGCCCCTCCCCGAGGATCCCCGAGCTCAACTTCAAGACGAACGGCCGACAAGCCACCATGCAAGCTTCCTCATTCAAACGCGGCTGGTCGGCTTTGAGCCGCATTCGAGCTATCGAAAGGCTGCGTCGCCCCCATCGAGAATCCTTCTCGCGGCCTACGTATAAATACTTAGTGGGTTCTACTTAGGGGAAACATCCAAATTTTCCAATTCATTAGAAGCGGCCAGTCTGCGTTCTATCGACGTTTCGAAGATCGAGTCCACCATGTACGCTCAGGCCGCGAGTATTCACCAGATCAGCCATCATCCGAGCAGCGTCCTGTGCAGGCAATCTCGTACCTATGGACCGTTTGGTATGGTTGCGACCCCGATGCGGTTCGCTCGCAATAGTGAGATCTACGGCGAGGACGAAGCAGCCGAATACCTATACCAGGTGGTATCGGGTGCTGTACGAACCTACAAGCTTATGGAAGATGGACGTCGTCAGATTGGTGCGTTTTATCTGCCCGGTGACATCTTCGGCTTTGAGGCCGGAGACAGCCATATCGCTTCGGCGGAGGCGGTCTGTGAGACGCACCTTTTGATGGTG
This Bradyrhizobium sp. CCBAU 53421 DNA region includes the following protein-coding sequences:
- a CDS encoding universal stress protein, with amino-acid sequence MRATVNGSISFALSTGAHLDVVAIGYERTMIPLAALSGVAVTSVFEIEQARALEKAEAALRVFDLRARSAGISYASRALSAVPAEARRSICASARVHDMTIVTQPQSGYESYDNVIPKEILLQAGKPVLYLPSVIHGAFSAKRIGICWDGSRLAARAAHDAMLLLREADALTIIAMTAAHRVPAQSSADHLGQYLARSGLPAKIVSLPASRSVHRALLSLVADENLDLLVMGGNGRSRLQERLLGSISRDLLRANVIPVLMSH